The following are from one region of the Alicyclobacillus fastidiosus genome:
- a CDS encoding PBSX family phage terminase large subunit, producing MGYFVDGERFAFLFLKLFSLKQLGVIEAADARVNLLDGPVRSGKTMASIVWWINYVATSPHDKFLMTGKTKDTLYRNVLNDMFSMVGSKNYKYNKSEGVLHMFGKEIYCVGANDEKSEGRIRGMTVAGWYADEITLHPKSFVNQGLARMSIEGAKAMWTTNPDSPYHFIHQQYIEDGEKYSKGIVKRFPFQFDDNYALSDEYKESLKALYSGLWYKRMILGLWVLADGSVYDMWDEERHVITDEQLPSGSTRHVVGVDYGTNNPCVSLLIGLVSNKYYVLREYYYAGRENMKQKTDADYSRDFKEFVGETHIDTIYIDPSASSLIAQLHHDGINKITHANNDVLPGIQTVSKLLADGGLFVHESCKNVRREFTSYVWDENAQKRGEDKPKKENDHCMDALRYAIQTDAAYGGLKEYYERLRGKEKTTA from the coding sequence ATGGGTTATTTTGTGGACGGTGAAAGATTTGCGTTCCTTTTCCTTAAACTGTTCTCCCTGAAGCAGTTGGGCGTCATCGAGGCTGCCGATGCGAGAGTAAATCTGCTTGATGGTCCTGTCCGATCTGGAAAGACAATGGCGAGCATTGTTTGGTGGATCAATTACGTCGCCACTTCACCACATGACAAGTTCCTCATGACAGGAAAGACCAAGGACACGTTGTACCGTAACGTCTTGAATGACATGTTCAGCATGGTCGGTTCGAAGAATTACAAGTACAACAAGTCCGAAGGCGTCTTGCATATGTTCGGCAAGGAAATCTACTGCGTGGGTGCCAACGACGAAAAGTCCGAGGGCCGCATTCGTGGTATGACCGTGGCCGGATGGTATGCAGACGAGATTACGCTTCATCCTAAATCATTCGTGAACCAAGGCTTGGCGCGTATGTCCATCGAGGGTGCGAAAGCAATGTGGACAACAAACCCTGATTCTCCCTATCACTTCATCCATCAGCAGTACATCGAAGACGGCGAGAAGTACAGCAAGGGCATTGTGAAGCGATTCCCGTTCCAGTTTGACGACAATTACGCGCTGTCTGACGAGTACAAGGAATCTCTCAAGGCTCTCTATTCAGGGCTTTGGTACAAGAGAATGATATTGGGTCTCTGGGTTCTCGCGGATGGAAGCGTATATGACATGTGGGATGAGGAAAGACACGTCATCACCGATGAACAACTTCCCAGTGGATCGACTAGACATGTTGTGGGTGTGGACTATGGGACGAACAATCCATGCGTGTCCCTACTCATTGGCTTGGTGTCTAACAAGTATTATGTCCTTCGCGAGTATTACTATGCTGGGCGCGAGAACATGAAACAGAAGACAGACGCCGACTACTCGCGGGATTTCAAGGAATTCGTAGGGGAAACGCACATCGATACGATATATATCGACCCTTCGGCATCATCCCTAATCGCTCAGCTCCATCATGACGGAATCAATAAAATCACCCATGCAAACAACGACGTCCTTCCTGGCATCCAGACGGTAAGCAAGCTACTGGCTGATGGCGGGCTATTCGTGCATGAATCCTGCAAGAATGTACGCCGTGAATTCACGTCATACGTGTGGGACGAAAACGCACAGAAACGCGGTGAGGACAAGCCCAAGAAGGAAAACGATCACTGTATGGACGCTCTGCGGTATGCCATCCAGACAGACGCGGCTTATGGTGGTCTGAAAGAATACTACGAACGTTTGAGAGGAAAGGAGAAGACAACTGCATGA